GCCCAGCTCAATATTACCGGAACAACCACAACGCAACTCGTGTGGATCAAACCTGATGGCAAAACACAAAAGTCAGTTCCGGCTGCCGTCAAGAAGGAGTTTTCGGAAGAACTCAAAGATCTCAAGGCCACCGCCAAAGATATTCAGAAGATGCTACCCGCCCAAAGAGAACGCATCGACAACCTTTTTTTAGAACAAAAAGTATGGCCGTACGAAACGTGGAAGGAGCGGTATCTCAACCATCCTCTGATGGGAACTCTCGCCCGGCGAATTATCTGGCGATTCAATACGGATAACAAAACCGTCAATGGAATCTGGCTTGATGACAAAATCGTGGACCACGAAAGTAATCCCCTCAGCAATCTGAATCCAGATACCACTGTTGAACTTTGGCATTCCATTGAAAAATCAACAGAAGAGATTTTAGCATGGCGTGAATGGCTTGAGCAACATGAAATTCAGCAGCCCTTCAAGCAGGCTCATCGTGAAGTGTATTTGCTGACAGACGCAGAACGAAACACGAACGTTTATTCCAATCGTTACGCGGCTCATATTATCAAGCAACATCAATTCAATGCACTTTGCGCGGCCCGAGGATGGAAAAACCAGTTACGGCTGATGGTCGATGGTGATTATCCCCCCGCCATGAAGATGCTACCCAAGTGGGACTTGCGCGTCGAGTTCTGGGTGGAAGGTGTAGGAGACAACTATGGAACGGACACAAACGAAACCGGTACGTATCTCTATCTCGCCACCGATCAGGTTCGGTTTTACCCACTGACTGCACCCCAACGCACAGCCCATGCTAGCGGAGGCGGCTACGCTACATGGGGAGAGGAAGGGAGTGACACCCCGATCGAATTAAAAGAAATTCCGCCCTTGGTACTAAGTGAATTGATGCGTGATGTCGACCTGTTTGTGGGAGTGGCTTCCGTTGCCAACGATCCGACTTGGTCTGATGGTGGCCCGGAAGGACGTTATGTAAATTATTGGCATGAGTACTCGTTCGGCGAATTATCCGAGTCAGCAAATACCCGTAAAGAAATTTTACAGCGTTTGATCCCTCGGCTCAAAATCGCAAAACAATGTTCGTTTGAGGATAAATTTCTGGTGGTCCAAGGAGAAATACGCAGCTATAAAATTCATCTGGGTAGCGGTAACATTTTAATGTCTCCTAACGACGCCTATCTCTGCATCGTTCGTAAACAGTCGGCCGTCGATAAAAGCTCCGAAAACCTGTTTCTTCCCTTTGAAGGGGACAACGTGCTCTCGATTATTCTCAGCAAAGCCTTTCTGCTGGCAGATGACAAAAAAATTAAAGACCCTACAATCATAAGTCAGATTGGTACCAAAAGTAATGTGGGCGGCTAGGAACTTTATAATAGAAAACCTGACTTCTTAGACCCCTTCATTTCCACAACTCGCAGCGAATGAATCGCAGCGGCATTAGCAATCGAAGTTAATTTGCGTTGTGATGTTCATTACCAATAAACGGGATCATTGAATTCACTAACGCATATAGGACGTTCTTTGATCACTGGGATTGGTTCTTCTGATAAAGATTGCCCTTGCCAACCTACCGGTATTGAAAGCTCCAAGGGAGCCTGGATGACATTTTCTGACAGAGCTTCGAATCCTACTTTGGAGTAGAAAGCGGGATCGCCATATGTGACAGCAACATTCACAGCACGGTTTTTGAGCTCATTAAGCCCATAATTGATTAGTGCCTGTCCGACGCCTTTTCTCTGATGGTCAATGCTTACTGCAACAGGAGCAAGCATGTAAACCCGGATAGACTCATTAAATCGAAGACGAGTAAAGAAAATCACTGCAATGAGTATTTCATTTTCATATGTGCCAAGACAGATTATTTCTTGATTGTCGATATTTGAAGACAACTCTGAGGCAAGATTGCCAATCAATTTGCCTTCTTTCTCTCCTTCAGATGCTGTGAAGACTGACCTAAAAAGGTCTGTTACTTCACTTTGATTGCGTTTGTCGAGAACCTTATAAATCATGTCTCATCCTGCAATTTGATTTCACAAAGTTTTTGAACATAATGACCAGCAATACCGGACCGCCGCCAAGTGACTCACCATTTGAAAACGACTAGATCGGTGGCTCTGGTGCAACGCCTTGTTATGTCGCTTTGAAATTGCAGACACCTTTAGAATACGTCTTCGCCGGGTAATTCAGAGGCCTGACGTACCCAATTCGTGAAAGCTTCTTCGTCTAGCTCGTCATTTTCATAAATGTGGAAGTACCGCACGGTCTTCTGCTTGGATTCTATTGGCGGAACAGGATTAAGAGACATGCCCGCGAAAAAGGCCACTTTGACATATTTTGTGGTGCAGTCGAAGGCGACAAACCAGCCCTGACCCTCGATGCCATAGAACGGCGTGTTCCACCTCACGGCTTTGCGTACGTTGGACACAGTGTAAACGATCATTTCGTCCAAACGCCGCCCGATCTCACTTTTCCATTCTGGCATGGCTTTGATGTAAGCCTGAACTGGAGCGTCGCCATCACCTTTCGGGATTTGTGGATTGCCGCCCGTGAGCAGTTTCGGCTTTGCAGCGGCTCGTTTGGGCGTAGTCTTCGTCTTTTTGCGAGCCATTGTAAGTGCCCTCAAGTTTGCGGCATACCAATTACTAGACAGAATTAAGTTCTGTCTAAATCTATCAGGATTTCTGTCTATTATCAATTGCAAGTTTAAAAGGTATCGACCGGGCTCCGATGCTACGGATTGTTCTATTACTAGATACTAGAAGCTGTTATCCACAACAATCTCTTCGAGAGGTAACTGCCCCGGTTTTGGCCACGCATCTTTGAGGCCTTTGCCAATGGCCACCATCGGTCCCATGACGTGGTCGTCCGGTAGATTGATGAGCTCTGCCACTTTTTCGATGTCAAAGCCAATCATGGGACAAGACTGATAACCAAGTTCCTGCGCCGCCAGCATCAGCGTTTGCATTGCCATACCGATTGACCGTTGGGCTTCATCCCTTTGCAGCCATTCGCGTCCTTCATGAAACGGGCCCATCCAGCCCACAAGCAGTTCAGCAACCTCTTTTGGCGCATTGACCCAATATCGTTCCGGTTGCTTCTGCCATGCTTTCATATCTGCTGTGAAAAGCACAAGCAGGGACGCATCGGTCATCTGCGACTGGTCATTTCCGAATTCCGTGCGAATCCGCGATCGGAGCTCCGGATCGCGCAGAACGACAAAACGCCAGTGCTGAATGTTAAAACTTGTCGGGGCAAGTATGGTTGCCTCGAACAAGCTACGTTCCTCAGCTTCGGAAAGAGAGTGTTCAGGGTCAAAATGCTTGATCGCACGACGATTGCGAATGGCTTCCAATGTATTCAAGAGAAATCCTCCCTATTTGCAATAGAGTGTCCGACAGAACGCAAAAGTCGGTACACAGAACGTTA
The Gimesia aquarii DNA segment above includes these coding regions:
- a CDS encoding DUF4132 domain-containing protein, whose amino-acid sequence is MEYSLRADELYRQLLNDVDREIYTLNEVGTFPIVKEILAEEKTVQKNFIFLTFGLMYHDPNSEDWPECLKKLYQSLPDKRPGIAIIAIQTAARLLLRNFPFSIQEYAWLADRCTQAQDIYKWKNPHLPALINHIKRYLDHSKEQLDEQLRKSLVNLLESQMSLYSGNDLKYFKTLEGIIADQVEFPLQPGEAWSDRALADSQTMTDPQRIAWTALLLHCQTASAGKPSKKWLKTAESLLAEVGQELFIESLLEWFPLVDKQNTGSLNEWNWLQHQDTLKGLLWCCSLVENAKLTRAISALAISTYKKIPGVGPRAIKVGNACVWSLGQIPSDTALSQLAFLKVKVKFGTAQIGIEKALNATAERLNVPRDEIEEMGVPAYGLTDVGQLEETLGEFTAQLNITGTTTTQLVWIKPDGKTQKSVPAAVKKEFSEELKDLKATAKDIQKMLPAQRERIDNLFLEQKVWPYETWKERYLNHPLMGTLARRIIWRFNTDNKTVNGIWLDDKIVDHESNPLSNLNPDTTVELWHSIEKSTEEILAWREWLEQHEIQQPFKQAHREVYLLTDAERNTNVYSNRYAAHIIKQHQFNALCAARGWKNQLRLMVDGDYPPAMKMLPKWDLRVEFWVEGVGDNYGTDTNETGTYLYLATDQVRFYPLTAPQRTAHASGGGYATWGEEGSDTPIELKEIPPLVLSELMRDVDLFVGVASVANDPTWSDGGPEGRYVNYWHEYSFGELSESANTRKEILQRLIPRLKIAKQCSFEDKFLVVQGEIRSYKIHLGSGNILMSPNDAYLCIVRKQSAVDKSSENLFLPFEGDNVLSIILSKAFLLADDKKIKDPTIISQIGTKSNVGG
- a CDS encoding GNAT family N-acetyltransferase, coding for MIYKVLDKRNQSEVTDLFRSVFTASEGEKEGKLIGNLASELSSNIDNQEIICLGTYENEILIAVIFFTRLRFNESIRVYMLAPVAVSIDHQRKGVGQALINYGLNELKNRAVNVAVTYGDPAFYSKVGFEALSENVIQAPLELSIPVGWQGQSLSEEPIPVIKERPICVSEFNDPVYW
- a CDS encoding DUF1801 domain-containing protein produces the protein MARKKTKTTPKRAAAKPKLLTGGNPQIPKGDGDAPVQAYIKAMPEWKSEIGRRLDEMIVYTVSNVRKAVRWNTPFYGIEGQGWFVAFDCTTKYVKVAFFAGMSLNPVPPIESKQKTVRYFHIYENDELDEEAFTNWVRQASELPGEDVF
- a CDS encoding nitroreductase family protein; the encoded protein is MNTLEAIRNRRAIKHFDPEHSLSEAEERSLFEATILAPTSFNIQHWRFVVLRDPELRSRIRTEFGNDQSQMTDASLLVLFTADMKAWQKQPERYWVNAPKEVAELLVGWMGPFHEGREWLQRDEAQRSIGMAMQTLMLAAQELGYQSCPMIGFDIEKVAELINLPDDHVMGPMVAIGKGLKDAWPKPGQLPLEEIVVDNSF